A DNA window from Carassius gibelio isolate Cgi1373 ecotype wild population from Czech Republic chromosome A6, carGib1.2-hapl.c, whole genome shotgun sequence contains the following coding sequences:
- the rgs16 gene encoding regulator of G-protein signaling 16 codes for MDIYFPSGFPMCRGITRLSNNCLERAKRLKACVGGFLQRQDLSSLCKYRKPRLTLEECLMWKESFEKLLSSKHGLYAFKAFLVSEFSEENIAFYLACEDYKSTKSATKMPSKAKRIYEEFIGNEATREVNIDYETRDITQANLKSPTASCFDMAQYRIYILMEKDCYPRFLRSNEYRNLVNQLTMKSAKARSKKAIAARPPCEEDEPK; via the exons ATGGATATTTACTTCCCTTCTGGCTTTCCAATGTGTAGAGGAATAACAAGACTGTCAAACAATTGCCTGGAAAG GGCCAAAAGATTAAAGGCATGCGTTGGTGGATTTCTGCAGAGACAAGACTTGAGCAGCCTATGTAAATATAGAAAACCAAG GTTGACCTTGGAGGAATGTCTGATGTGGAAAGAGTCTTTTGAGAAGCTTCTGTCCAGCAAAC ATGGACTATATGCCTTCAAAGCTTTCCTGGTGTCGGAGTTTAGTGAAGAAAACATTGCCTTCTACCTGGCCTGTGAGGACTACAAAAGCACAAAGTCTGCAACTAAGATGCCATCCAAAGCCAAGAGGATCTACGAGGAGTTTATCGGAAATGAAGCTACTAGAGAg GTTAACATTGACTATGAGACTCGAGACATCACTCAAGCCAACTTGAAAAGCCCTACTGCATCCTGCTTCGATATGGCCCAGTACCGCATCTATATTCTCATGGAAAAGGATTGTTACCCACGATTCCTGCGCTCCAATGAATACCGAAATCTAGTCAACCAGCTTACAATGAAGAGCGCTAAGGCAAGGAGCAAAAAGGCAATTGCAGCCAGACCACCATGTGAAGAAGACGAACCAAAATGA